acctagtgtcatttcaagcggaattaccactAAATCACACTTTCTTGAtttcccccttggatgttgactaGTTCTAGACAGgagactcgattaagacgaagttaatagacactagatgcaccaacaaacATTCTCGTTTATTGTAGGATATCAACATATCTTTTTGTTACTTTCGTTTTTATATCATTTAGCTATTACTGAAGAATGAATCGGCTATCGCCAGTAATATATCCATGATAAATCCAATGCTTAATCGTCGGTGAAATTCTGTTGACAAATGGTCCAACAACATTATTCATTGATGAACTTTTTATAATGAGTTATTGTCAATGTCGGTTCTTATACATTTGTGATGTTTGTGATGTCCTTACCCATGTTTCGTTTCCTCTTATGACGGATTCCAACTTCACATGATAGAATAGATGGTGAAAGCCCATTGTAGGCTATATTATATAACAAAGTGTATGGTATTACATGAATCATAATTATCATCGAAGTTCACaagacattgtgttatattttaaaCATAGTGTTACAACATGGTTAAAAAAAGTCGACATAACATAAGATAACATAATAAGTCCACAATCCGCTTGTTCTCAGATCATTTTATTGCCATCATGGatcctacaaaaaaaaaataatacagtATATTATTTTAATTCAAATTAATTCTCATGCATATGATGTCGTGCCCATAAAATATATAGAATATTAGGTCTTAGGATAGAATATTGGATATACAAATGATCTTAGGCTACTCGGTGTGGGAGGAGTGTAGTCCTTAAAGGATGCTTCACCATGTAGGATGAGTGTGAGGatgaggcaaaggagatggaCCTAAGGAAATGGAGGATGGGcctaatatatacatatatgtatgtatgtataggtgtgtgcGTATAAAGAAGAAGAGAGAAGATCGGCAACGTCATCTTGGGGAGGACGTTCACGTTGTTGCCGGGCCAGTGGAAATGGTGTTCAAGACGGCATCGGGGCTCGACGTGGCGGGGACGTCCCCCACACCGAGCAGCCTTATTGAATATTAAGATCTGTTTAATTGATCGGTCTATTGGTCAGAATTCAGTTATATACCGTAACCTCATAGAACGGTTTTCTTGCTGACTTAATTCATTCTAggttattttcaaaaaaataaaattatcgTTGACATGGCAATAAAATTAAATGTAATAAACTTCGATCATCAAAGTCTTACACAGGTTTATATTTGAAGTGTCAAGTAACCAATTCCttaaaattttattaattaacatATATTAAACAttacaaaaactaaaaaaaaaacatgtggaCTGTCACCATTAAAGAAACAGCTTAACGAATGGCTAAACTAAAAACCAATGCAATTATAATATTCATGAACTTGCTTTAAAAAGTACATACTAATGATTGTTTCAAGAGCCGGACTTGGTTAAAGTTACGAGTGAGCTTGTGTTCCAGGTCAAAATATACATAACAAATACACCAAAAAAAATACGTAAGTGTTGTATGTAATCATTGTACCATCATAGTTGTTTATCGTCGATCTcataaatatatgtattttaaacAAGCTGACATGTGTATGTATATTAAATTTTGATTGATGAGCGTTTTTATGCAAAATTTGTAAATATTAACCCATGCCAAAATTGACtattgtaaatatatatatatatatatatatatatatatatatatatattggaataTTACCTGAATATGCGGAAATGTTTTGGAGATGGTAGGAAGTGTCTTAGGGAAAAAACTTAAAATGTTCATACCAATAGCTACATTTATTAGACAAGACTATTCCACCAGTTTTTCTTAACTTGCTACAACACTTATGGATCTCATTAGTTGCATCGGATAAACATTTCACACATTCCTCTATTGCCATACCACGAGTACACTGCATCGCCGCATATAAAGTCTTGGAACCTGGCCCATAATTTATAGACCCAGTCCCGTATCTGTTGTTATTAACTCCCTTTGCCTTTTCCTTCAACTGATTCGACAAATCATTCAACGCCTTCTCCAACTCACCAGCGTTAGCAGGAGTTGGAGCATGAGTTGCCGAGGGAGTGAACCAACCCCATTCCGCAATATTTCCAAAATTTGGATTATCTGCATAACGCACCATACAATACACTTTCAAATATATTGTCCAAGCGACACCTTCCTTTTGTTTGGGGCAATTTTTTTGTAGATATGGGATGGTGGTGTTGACACAACTCCGACAATGTTCGAGCTGGGCATGTGGGGGGCAAAGCGAGGTGACCCAAATTCCATCACCAGTGCTGATTTCATAACCAGGGTAAGCTGAATTTGGTGCACCACGGTTTTTAAGTGCATTGAATGTGTCATCTCGTTCTTTTAGCAAATTATCAGAATTAAGATTACCGTTTTTACTGCATTTGAAAGCTTGGTTATTTGGGGTGGGTTTAACACCATTGATAATTGCTTAAAGAAGGAACATGAGTAAAATGAGAGATTTGATCTCCATTCTTGGTTCGAAATGTTTGATATTTTGTGTTTCCAAGGAACCAATATTTATACCCATGTAAGGTAATTATTAATTAAGAAACATATTTTAAAACGTAGTATGATTTTAATGATGTCTTAATCGGTTGATTGTAGAAAAAAAAAACGTGTCTTAATCGGTTGATTGTAGAAAAAGAAACGTGTCTTAATCGGAGCTTCAATAATTTTGGCAATTTGTAGTAATTTTATTGATTCCTAAACTGCCACCACAAGATGTACCTAAAAATACAATGCATCGATAATCAAAGAGGGAAACACTGCGTTAGTTGAACTATACAACGTTTCGATGGTCAAACCGGAAACACTTTTGTTGTTGAAGTGAAACATATAATGACAAGAGATTCTAAATTACCTGACAAAGACAATTTTGTATGATATCATAAAGAGAAGCAGATGTAGTATTTTTGTTATTAATGAAAGAACATTTTACCATTATTTTTAACTATTAAATGTTTaaaaagtaaaatatttttttgggggtggggggaggggggAGTTGGATGAGGGATGACTATAACACAAGTTGACGGATGGAGATGCAAGATGAGAGGATATGATGATGTAACAGTTAATCAATTATGGATCACAAATTAAGAAAGAGCATAGCAGTAGCTTAAAAGAAATTATTCACAAAAGAAATAATATTTGAAACTTTTCTCCATCGTCCAAGTTCCAAACTCTTAGACCAAGAACACCAAACTACAattatgaatcctttctccaccATCCATATCTACCCAATTTTTTTTACGTATGAAACTCATCTTGCACTGCACTGCAATACTAATACTATGAAACCATGTAAGAAAATAAATTGATTCTCTGAGTATAAACAACTACACGTGGTAGGTCTCAATTTTAGCAAATAAAAATTTAATTACTTTTTAGCAAAAAGAAAGTGCATAAAATATCAGGCTTTAAAATTAGGTCATGAATACTACACGTACAGGGGTGTTCATCGGTTCGGTTTATGGTTTATTTGGTTTATTCGGTTTGGTTTATTcggttttcaaatttttttaccccaaaccaaaaaccaatcCAAACCAAATAAGGAATATGCAAACCGatccaaaccaaaccaaattcaaTTCGGTTTGGTTTCGGTTAGAAACCAAATAAACTGAATAAACCAAATCTAACCAAATTGTACCTAAGTACTTTTTTTCCTAATTTATATTTATGTCTGTGTTTCAACTTCCGAATATCGCAACTAATTTATACCTAACAACATATGAATAGAAGAAAGTTTCATTGCGAAATAAAATAAACACATCCATAAAGTAGCGGTAGACACAACCACAAatttaagtttcaaaacatagataatagaaattataaatatttaacAAGTCTAATGacacaaaatataaataatctCCAAACATGTAGTAACCCTAGTTTCTATACTGAAGATCTGAAGAAGTTTTATTATTTTGGAAACGAGTGGTTTTGAGTTGGGCTTTTAGATTTACATTTGTTATTTTGGTCTGCataaaaaaataactattttAGGCTAATAAATTGTACATGATTTATAaaatattcttatttttatttaataattaattaactTAAATGGTTTATTCGGTTATCCAAATAAACTgaataaaccaaataaaataaaatgtggaTCCATAAACCGAACCAAAAACCATATTCACAATTTGGTTTCGGTTAGAAACCAAACCTAAAACCGAATTCGTTATTCGGATCGGTTTATTTGGTtacggttatggttcggtttacAGTTTTTATTTGGTTCCGGTTTTTTCTGAACACCCCTAACCACGTACACAAAACCCAAACACTAAACATATTTTGTAAGTATATAAATCAGTATCCGTATACATATTCAACCTTGAGATTCATCTTTCACCAAAATAAAGTAGAAGAAACAAATTGGAAATATTGAAGTAAATAATTCCTTTCTTGTGACATATAAGTTAGGGTAAGTTATACTTTTGTTCCTTTTATGTTTATACCAAATTTCAGTGGATGTCTTTTATCTTTTAAAATATTAGAAAGCATCCTTTACGTTTTAACAATCTTGCATAGTTTGTCCTTTGAtactaacctagttaaaattttcagttaagtttggacaatttagtcattttatccatttttataaaaaagtatgttaaaaataaataaaaaagaataaaaaataagTTATCTAAACACCCcgtctgtgacaactcgagtttccaagattccattttcgcatttattgcacgctcactgtttgtttagttgtttacttgcacaattgggtttgctttgtaactgtacgTTTTGGAATTGATAAGGTTTatgaatgatttgtcaaatactAGAATgcggtgatgaaactgtaaattgcaTATCTTGTGCATGTGAAATGTGATAAATAATTCTTAagggtgcttagtgctaatagtgaaattctaatcattcttaaccctaatccctttcactaatcatcacccaagaaacaaaacacgtactttcacattctctgatcctctctggcaatcatcatcttcaccattggcacaagctcttcatcactcttgatttcctctctttgtctagaatcaatccaaggtaattgtttaatcatggTTTGtgttaatcgttgattgattgattcatgttaaaaccctagttctttcgTATGATATTCTGTGCTTATTGATTATTTTGATTATTGAGAGATGAATATGattgttgtgtaatcatttgcctgatgattaggatgcatgatatgttagaactACGGATGATCAATTTGACTTCTGCatatatgaaattagggttttggtcGAAGTCTGCGTGAATGTAACTGTTACATGGATAAACTGAGTCTTGATTTTGATTAATGCATATTTTCTAGTCCGTAGATTTGTGTCAgggctttgtgaagtcacaaagtccgagCTTTGATGGAAGAATGTGATCTGAGCTTTGTAATTGATAATGATCAGAGTTTTATGAAATGTTgacttggtccgaatttttggCTAGAATCACAAGGAGCCCGAGTTTCCTTAGTGTGTAATGTGTGTCCGGGTTTTAAAAGGGACAAGGGGTCCGAACTTCCTACGGTGctaagggtccgagttttatggcatcaagccaccccccccccccctttgtccGAACTTTAAgtagggaagccccccccccttTATCCGAGTTTTAATGCCCAAGCCTTGTCCGACCTTTTTGTTTACATGGGGTCCGAATTTTATGGGTTGTGATACAaggggtccgaatttttataagggaacccccttggtccgagtttcatgtatAGGGGACTTAGTCCGACTTTTCTAGTGGCACATAGGGTCCGAACTTGTATGATGTTGTTATGTATAGTCAGAACTTTCATGCATTGATGCCTTGTATGGGATGGTGGTCTGAATTTCATATGTTATATATAATCAGAACGTTAGAGTAATGTATGAACCGAGCTTACTTGTACACACCAGTGTTAGAGCCTACTGAATGCCTCTATATGCTTCTGTACATTACAACCTGCTACTTGCAACTGTATGCTACTGTATCTGACTGTATGACACGGTGTGTATGAACAATCTATGTCTCACTATACTAtacacaattatcacacggaaTCACCATTGTTTGAACAATTAAGActggtaaaccctaattgaatgtaaaCACTTATCTCGAacttatgtgcaatgtaccctaggtcgtgtgtaacggacttaaacattaattaactctagaagcaataacataccgagcaaaccaaggtgagttcacactcttactaaggcatgggattcccagggcttgggaatgggattgaaggaatgagattgaatagatttgtacttacactgttactagactatctaccatcgtcctcggttgtgcaggacacatacgtaaagcctacgtatacttgtacttatcactgtcctcaggttgcgaaggacactcacgtaaaacctacgtgaacttatactcactcctgcctcggttgtgtcaggcacttacgtaaaacctacgtaaaccccgcgtacccctgtcctcggttgtgaaggatacttacgtaaaacctacgtaaaggttgtacgtattactgttctcgggttatgaagaacacatatggttacaaatagtctagtggatatacaacatgggaagcccccaccagtagaacatactatcggcccagtagagccacatgttacaaacgaacttactaatATGtaattactttctgtgaactcgctcaactagttgttgatcctctattacatgccttgcaggtcgttaggtacatggagcttgcacagggaggagctggtcgttgtgggcacggatcgtgaatgtttcgttaaacactttatgacatttcatactttattatattgggatttatttatacgcttccgctaaacagtgataacatacttatattttgaacacctttcatattggtggttgaatggcatttacttttacttatttattacatgttcaaaatgattggtggcttgatcctggtcagtcacgctcccatgcggtgatactccgcaggtggattttgggggtgtgaaagattggtaccagagccattggttatagagaacttggttttaatatggggaaaacgtttttattaaaaccatactataaccagaacagtgctctcaacgatccacaacgacgcttcgctccacgtgcaagactcaacatcctaggtaataaggtttatgtttattgcctacatgctagaattacatagaactttgctcgtagtatgcttagattacactgctcactatttgttattgcttgagaacacctatgtgcttacactcttctgtcatcgcactactcgcgaaccattctcacttgttctacttttactatgaagatcatgtctggacgtgtgaacatgactcaagcccagttgacggttcttatcaatgaacaagtagctgcggcacttgcagctgcacaagcaggtagtataccctgcggatgtgattcacactaggatctttagatcctacattaactcttgtgtttaactttgtcctatttgtacacaataggtcaacacgccccaaaacctgtctgtactttcaagaacttcatggactgtcgtccaagcacgtttagtggcactgaaggagtggttggactcctccattggttcgaaaagctcgagtctgtgttcaaaatgtgtgaatgccctgaggctcacagggtgaaatacgccactgatactttagaagggattgcgctaacttggtggaacgcgcaagttcagatgttagggttggcagttgctaacgccaccccttgaaatgatttcaaagagctgattaaacgtgaatactgcacacgggatgacatccaccagttggaagatgagttttaccatctgaaaatgacagggtcggaaatcgaagcttatactaaaaggtcGAACGAGCTGAcagttctgtgtccaactatggtagaccctccaatcaagcgcattgagttgtatctcaaagggttagcggcagaaattcagagccatgtgacgtcggctaatcttgacaacatccaggctattcaacgcctcgctcatcgcctcacggatcaggcagtggaacagaacaagctgcctaaacgtatcagcgctactgccaccattaccacttctgctactcctgctgctcccagtgacaacaagagaaaatgggagggggattccagcaaaggattagtttcagttcagtctcaagttcagcagcgaaagactgaaagttatcagagtcccagtcagcactcttcgggcagtcacaggcagggtggttatcgagggaaccttccaaggtgcaacaactgtaacagacaccacagtggccagtgtaacaagggtcgctgtcaaagatgcctcaagatgggtcatgaggccaaagattgtaggagccctcggcctgcgaatcagaatcagcagcagcagcaggcacagcagaatcagccacagggcaacaagggatgttttcattgtggtgctgaaggtcacttcaaaagacactgccctcagctaaaccggaaccagaacaacaacaacaacaacaacaacaataacaccaatcagggcaatggcaataacaacaacagcgggaacaacaacggcaacgaagcaaggggtcgtgcatttgtgttggggcagggtgatgcgtgtcagtgtgtatatatttttgatatatatttaagccctttttacacttttagccaagttttaaatttataaaacacgatattcactaacactaaacacacatatgggcaagtgcacccatcgtggacgtagtatagtgttggtaagataccgaggtcgtccaaggacacaagagcttttaataccggtttatcctcaacgtctaatcaaatcaaaaaggttagaaaaatgttttaaactaagaaaaataaaaaactaactaaatgctgaaaataaaaataaaataaaaacagatagacaagatgaatcacttggatccgacacgtgtattagtataacctttgattattttcgcacttttgcacttgtttaagagattatcttagttattgtagtaggcccctcttttgaaggcgacgttaccctcaacccagtagtttgagtcagcaaggatacaatcctaaagggtcggattattgaaagataatgaattaagttattaatgaaaattgtggtaggccccgcttttggcggtgacgttaccctcggctaagtagtctgagtcagcagggatacagtcctaaatagcctggttatagtattaatagtagttaacttatgagggggtcaaagagtttggatccccgccatccaatacctatgggcattgaaggagatcctactaaatttgacccaggtcccaagcaggacctctaaacgctgaacaagggcaagacctttaccaaaccgttcccttaacccccgaccaggtagccaacatacctccatatagaccgtggagatatgaatggtgaaaatcttttattttatatagacagtaaaataatgccaagacaccacgaacaaacgataaggaaagatcaccttcaacataagtaactagttattaaagtcattaatacaaaaccaaataaaaagtgcaaaagattaaaaataaaaagtattatactaaacacttgtcttcaccaagtgatgtaagagacttaggcaaacatggccttgattgtcaagaactcttacgatcaatcttggatcccgagacgactcacacactctacgatggacaatggatgatggtggtggatgatggtgttatggtggtggtgggtggtggatgaggtgtgagagaggtggtgtgccaagggatgagagagaatgaagccaagctcctctatttataggctgaacagaaggctggacacggccccgtgtccgctggacacggccccgtgcccgcctgacactctctctcctcattaattgtaattgcgaattacaattaaggcgcctgctgtactttcaccacgcccccgtgcccgctggacacggccccgtggtgggcgatggaagcttctactggtttgtcttttctgctgcttcctgggcacgcccccgtgttcgctggacacggggcgtgttcagactctgtttcttctcctttgccttgggaggtgccgttgagggtccgggcaatccacttttgttcctttttcttgtatttatggtagaattagttgtctttttgcttcttttgtgattttgagctcatttcatcctgaaaatacaaaaggaagacaaaaacactctttttccaacattagtactaaaaaagggttagttttatgccttaattgatgtgatttatatgttgcattttacacacatcaaatacccccacacttgaacttttgcttgtcctcaagcaaaactctttaaatgtggcttacactcccaaatggaataggtagaagagaagtttttttagcttgtcctagagtgtcgggaatccaaggtttttataggttttatttttatttatttacaatcctattcgttatgatttattttgaacttttcataagatgaattacttatttgggcatagcatgccttattaaaattccatttatatacaagttcacatacctcacgggagatcactcaacactcggccgaaggtgtatattttagtgaatcactcgagagcggcacggaacttatgtcttccataggcttgccaagcaatcaatcctcctcctttttaactttttacctgtgtaaatatcaagaggactttttgggtgaaggcttgggtttaaaggtgggtggttggttagtggttagtaaaaagggcgaaaatcgtaacaagcatcggttttcgtgaagtaccttgtttttagtgactttttattttgaagtatttctccaaacaagcttttatagcttttgtttgtttttgacttcatcatttttttttttttgaaatcgtcacataaaaaggtgagtttacgaaaaagcgaacttgttactaaaaaaaaaaaataaataaaaaggtttttggtgggtaaaaagggttttggggtaatgaaatgaaaggtttaggcttaaaggggctatctagggggattttgggtaggtaaaaaaaaatgaaaaataatggttttgaaagaaaaatggttagtcctaatgcctccatcatttacttacttgggtttaagttggtaaggaccgggaatgtatcgtcgtggcaagttctagttttgtaaggaccgagcggctattcacacaagaaacgaaaaatgagcatttaatctaaatatgtgtatttttatgctcaataaaggctcaaaactcacttttgtgggaatgggtttttaatgtgaccaagcatatataatcgaattttaaactagacttgttatgccgtttcataattttcttatgttggttccttgttgtaaacttgtaaaaatataacctttttagaacttgttattcccaacttaaactaagacaagtaaataaaaaaaaatgaaaaagtttttgaaaaattttggggtgtttagcggttccaatagagttttgtgtaaggcttgtgtttaggattttgcaaaatttcaaggttttagcatcccccccacacttaaattacacattgtcctcaatgtgtccaaaaataaagttttttggttgattagaatgtataaaagtgtgttaaaaagcaaagatttatgttactggcatcctggacacggccccgtggtcaagtgccagtaacaaaaattacagaattgaaacagaagcctggacacgggggcgtgtccgctgaacacggcccgtgtccagttacctgaactgggtgattttctgcaggggctcagcacggggccgtgttggttgggcacggcccgtgttaagccttctgtgatggagatttttgtcgggttgctctgttcttcgtgcatggttccatttctctcgttccctttttcatccattaccatcatgagtgtgttttattctgcaaaaactaaaagattaaactaaactagactaaggatagatccgcggaatgcctccgtggtgcgccacgtttataagggtccttggctagacccgattcccggttatatatcttctgagtggagtgccttgcttcccaagttacaccgtcggagagcggcatccaagcttgaatcaataaccttcatgtaattgactgggtcgtcgtcctctattttcttcccaactccgaacttcacctcatcgtccccatacctcaaagtcagtgtcccgtcattcatgtctaccactgcttgtgctgtggcaaggaagggtctccctaggataagggggacctcggtgtcttcctccatgtcgagtatgacaaagtcaactggataaacgaatctgcttacccttaccaagacattctcgatgacaccttgtgggaacttgactgatcgatcagcgagttgtatgcttatttttgtagggctcgtggttcccaagccaagccttttgaacatcgatgagggcatgaggttaatgctagcccctaagtcggccaaggcattgcgaacgggtgattcccctattgagcatggaatcgtgaaacttccgggatcgattttcttttggggtagtttattgagtacgagggcagagcattcttcgcctaaattaactaattgcaaattttcaattttctttttatgtgtaaggaagtccctcataaatttagagtatttgggcatttgggttaggacttcgataaaaggaatattgacatgcaattgttttaacagactttcgaattttgcgaactgctcattggtcttttgacgaattaacctaccggggtacggaactcgaggagccttggtaggctctggtgatgggggagagttcttttcctgcagatgtgttggcattgtttcttccgttggtggaggtacttctgcaggccccacggtgcggtttcgtagtgtgatgaggtgaacttgcgcctttgggtttgtttcggtattgctaggtaatgcgccttgcggtctctcggaaaaattttgtgctagttgatttatttgtttttctatgttttgaatgctagcttgttgattcctaaaattagattctaattgtagaaatctttccgagtttttcttatcagtgtcggagacaaggcgagatatagtatcttcgagcctttctcgtccaccttgttgttgagtgaaattttgtgactcatttcttgattgctgaaagtttgttcgttgggtttgttggttactactattgccggtttccctccaaccaaggtttgggtggtttcgccatccttggttgtaagttcccgttggaggacccgacggcctaggtctattatcaatgtagtttaccatttcttgttgatcgtccgtttctttcatgcaactccaattttcatgtgacccaccacacccttcacaagccataatcgagaccgtttttgtcatttctaatttttttatttttgaagaaagggcctcgatttgggcttgtaaagaggtgctttcgtcgaccttatgggcgcccggggcgatagacttatttccccggggagtgtgccattgaaaattggtttgagcaatttcctcaatctgattatatatttcgtgtgggcgtcgattacctaaaagtcccccggagctagaatcaagtgtctgcctagtgtgtggcaacaatccattgtagaaagtggatacttgttgccatattgcgaggccgtgatggggacacttgcgtaatagctccttgaacctttcccatgt
This genomic stretch from Helianthus annuus cultivar XRQ/B chromosome 8, HanXRQr2.0-SUNRISE, whole genome shotgun sequence harbors:
- the LOC110871336 gene encoding cysteine-rich repeat secretory protein 38-like, translated to MAIINGVKPTPNNQAFKCSKNGNLNSDNLLKERDDTFNALKNRGAPNSAYPGYEISTGDGIWVTSLCPPHAQLEHCRSCVNTTIPYLQKNCPKQKEGVAWTIYLKVYCMVRYADNPNFGNIAEWGWFTPSATHAPTPANAGELEKALNDLSNQLKEKAKGVNNNRYGTGSINYGPGSKTLYAAMQCTRGMAIEECVKCLSDATNEIHKCCSKLRKTGGIVLSNKCSYWYEHFKFFP